One Parasphingorhabdus cellanae genomic region harbors:
- the nadA gene encoding quinolinate synthase NadA, whose protein sequence is MDARGGIGGSLAGVDVVEEIHRLKKERNAIILAHYYQKPEIQDIADFVGDSLELSRKAAETDADVIAFCGVKFMAETAKILSPEKIVVLPDMDAGCSLEDSCPPDKFKAFRDEHPDHIALTYINCSAEVKALSDIIVTSSSAEHILSQIPKDQKIIFGPDKHLGGYIAKKTGRDMLLWPGVCIVHEAFSETELLKLQTQHPDAPVAAHPECPAYILDHADMVGSTSAILKYAKEFEGDTIIIATEPHIIHQMEKAVPEKNFIGAPGADGNCNCNICPYMALNTMEKLYVALRDLEPRIEMDEELRLQARKSIDKMMEMASATVGQGDLGPADLAHED, encoded by the coding sequence GTGGCTCGCTTGCCGGCGTAGATGTGGTCGAAGAAATCCATCGCCTGAAAAAAGAACGCAACGCGATTATCCTCGCTCATTATTATCAGAAACCGGAAATTCAGGATATTGCCGATTTTGTCGGTGATAGCCTCGAACTATCCCGCAAGGCGGCGGAAACCGATGCCGATGTGATTGCTTTTTGCGGCGTGAAATTCATGGCGGAAACAGCGAAAATCCTGTCGCCGGAGAAGATTGTTGTATTACCGGATATGGACGCGGGTTGCAGTCTGGAAGACAGCTGTCCACCGGACAAGTTCAAGGCGTTTCGCGACGAACATCCCGACCATATCGCGCTGACCTATATTAACTGCTCGGCCGAGGTGAAGGCGCTGTCCGATATTATCGTGACCAGCTCGTCTGCCGAGCATATTCTCTCGCAAATTCCAAAGGATCAGAAGATCATCTTTGGCCCGGACAAGCATCTCGGCGGCTATATCGCCAAGAAAACCGGCCGTGACATGCTGCTGTGGCCCGGTGTCTGTATCGTCCATGAGGCGTTCAGCGAGACGGAACTGCTGAAACTGCAAACCCAGCATCCCGATGCCCCTGTGGCCGCTCATCCCGAATGCCCGGCCTATATTTTGGACCATGCCGATATGGTGGGATCAACCAGCGCGATCCTGAAATATGCCAAGGAATTTGAAGGCGATACGATCATCATCGCGACCGAGCCGCATATCATTCACCAGATGGAAAAAGCGGTGCCGGAAAAGAATTTCATCGGCGCGCCCGGTGCGGACGGCAACTGCAATTGCAATATCTGCCCCTATATGGCGCTCAACACGATGGAGAAACTTTACGTCGCGCTGCGCGATCTGGAACCCCGCATCGAAATGGATGAGGAGCTACGCCTGCAAGCCCGCAAGTCGATCGACAAGATGATGGAAATGGCGAGTGCTACCGTAGGGCAGGGCGATTTGGGGCCGGCTGATTTGGCGCATGAAGATTAA
- a CDS encoding glutathione S-transferase family protein — MLKLYFAPLTRSIRIKWLLEELEIAHEIVPVAFNRDGDKGFAQHTPAGNFPYIEDGDVALSESGAIVQYILEQYGNGRLEPPVGSLNRASYLHWLHFSEGTAAQPINTTVWLTVYRDDAEKHQAIINAVRGSANHILDKVEQVVSKQAFLAGDQLTGADIMMGFTLWSAKMLGILSDAHPYTVQFLKQLTSRPAFEKALAESRRLQ; from the coding sequence ATGTTGAAGTTATACTTCGCACCACTTACCCGCTCAATCAGAATAAAATGGCTTCTTGAAGAACTAGAAATCGCACATGAAATAGTCCCGGTTGCTTTTAATCGCGATGGCGACAAAGGTTTTGCGCAACACACACCGGCTGGAAATTTCCCATATATCGAAGATGGTGACGTTGCGTTGTCGGAGTCAGGGGCGATTGTCCAATATATATTGGAGCAATATGGTAACGGCAGGCTGGAACCCCCGGTAGGTTCTCTAAACCGTGCTAGTTACCTTCATTGGTTACACTTTTCGGAAGGAACTGCGGCTCAGCCAATAAACACGACTGTTTGGTTGACGGTTTATCGCGACGATGCGGAAAAGCATCAAGCCATTATCAACGCCGTCCGTGGTTCTGCCAATCATATTTTGGATAAGGTGGAGCAAGTGGTTTCCAAACAAGCGTTCCTGGCTGGAGATCAGTTGACCGGTGCGGACATAATGATGGGCTTTACACTTTGGTCGGCGAAAATGCTTGGCATCTTGTCCGACGCACATCCTTATACTGTTCAATTTCTTAAACAACTTACTTCAAGGCCTGCCTTTGAAAAGGCGTTGGCAGAAAGTCGAAGATTACAGTGA
- the nadC gene encoding carboxylating nicotinate-nucleotide diphosphorylase, with amino-acid sequence MTFTLDCFDLDAFVASTLAEDLGAPFDSGGRDVTSEAVIPENAIFTGVMDSRHDAVIAGLPIAEAFFRSLDPDVEIEILAAEGEAVEAGTDIMRLKGKGRAMLTAERSALNTVQHLTGIASMTNEYVRKIVGTGCTLLDTRKTIPGLRVLEKYATRMGGAQNHRMGLWDAAMIKDNHVAVAGDISEAVKRAVDAGIERIIVEVDRVDQIEPALAAGATHLLLDNMEPATLRGAVTLIGGRVVTEASGGVTLDTIFDKADTGVDFISVGRLTQSAPAADIGLDFTQA; translated from the coding sequence GTGACCTTCACCCTAGACTGCTTCGATCTCGACGCTTTTGTCGCTTCCACTCTGGCCGAAGACCTCGGCGCGCCGTTTGATTCTGGCGGTCGCGATGTCACATCCGAAGCCGTGATCCCCGAAAACGCCATCTTCACCGGCGTGATGGATAGCCGCCACGACGCGGTTATCGCGGGCCTGCCGATTGCCGAGGCGTTTTTTCGGTCGCTTGACCCTGATGTGGAGATTGAAATCCTCGCGGCGGAAGGAGAAGCGGTTGAGGCTGGCACTGATATTATGCGCTTGAAGGGCAAGGGCCGAGCAATGCTGACGGCGGAACGCAGCGCGCTTAACACGGTGCAGCATCTCACCGGCATAGCCAGCATGACCAATGAATATGTGCGCAAGATTGTCGGCACCGGCTGCACCTTACTCGACACGCGCAAGACTATACCCGGCCTGCGCGTACTGGAAAAATATGCCACGCGCATGGGCGGGGCACAGAACCACCGCATGGGCCTGTGGGACGCGGCGATGATCAAAGATAATCATGTCGCGGTGGCAGGAGATATCAGCGAAGCGGTGAAGCGCGCTGTTGATGCGGGAATTGAACGGATTATCGTCGAAGTGGACCGGGTTGATCAGATTGAACCGGCGCTGGCCGCGGGCGCGACGCATTTGTTGCTCGACAATATGGAACCCGCCACCTTGCGCGGGGCGGTGACGCTGATCGGCGGCCGCGTGGTGACGGAAGCATCCGGCGGCGTGACACTGGACACGATTTTCGACAAGGCGGATACGGGTGTTGATTTTATCTCCGTTGGCCGACTGACGCAGTCCGCACCAGCGGCGGATATCGGGTTGGACTTTACGCAGGCGTAG